In Cervus canadensis isolate Bull #8, Minnesota chromosome 6, ASM1932006v1, whole genome shotgun sequence, one DNA window encodes the following:
- the TPM1 gene encoding tropomyosin alpha-1 chain isoform X19, with protein MAGSSSLEAVRRKIRSLQEQADAAEERAGSLQRELDYERKLRETAEADVASLNRRIQLVEEELDRAQERLATALQKLEEAEKAADESERGMKVIESRAQKDEEKMEIQEIQLKEAKHIAEDADRKYEEVARKLVIIESDLERAEERAELSEGKCAELEEELKTVTNNLKSLEAQAEKYSQKEDKYEEEIKVLSDKLKEAETRAEFAERSVTKLEKSIDDLEDKYLCFTSPKTPSSSWMSHLSELCSLSVLQLTLILSFHILP; from the exons ATGGCGGGGAGCAGCTCGCTGGAGGCGGTGCGGAGGAAGATTCGGAGCCTGCAGGAGCAGGCGGACGCCGCGGAGGAGCGCGCGGGCAGCCTGCAGCGCGAACTGGACTACGAGAGGAAGCTGAGGGAGACC GCTGAAGCCGACGTAGCTTCTCTGAACAGACGCATCCAGCTGGTTGAGGAAGAGTTGGATCGTGCCCAGGAGCGTCTGGCAACAGCTCTACAGAAGCTAGAGGAGGCCGAGAAGGCAGCAGATGAGAGTGAGAG AGGCATGAAAGTCATTGAGAGCCGAGCCCAAAAGGATGAGGAGAAGATGGAGATTCAGGAGATCCAGCTGAAAGAGGCCAAGCACATTGCTGAGGATGCCGACCGCAAGTATGAAGAG GTGGCCCGTAAGCTGGTCATCATTGAGAGTGACCTGGAGCGTGCAGAGGAGCGGGCTGAGCTCTCAGAAGG CAAATGTGCCGAGCTTGAAGAAGAGTTGAAAACTGTGACGAACAACTTGAAATCACTGGAGGCTCAGGCTGAGAAG TACTCGCAGAAGGAAGACAAATACGAGGAAGAGATCAAGGTCCTTTCTGACAAGCTGAAGGAG GCTGAGACTCGGGCTGAGTTTGCGGAGAGGTCAGTAACTAAATTGGAGAAAAGCATTGATGACTTGGAAG ATAAGTATCTTTGCTTCACTTCTCCCAAGACCCCTTCATCGAGCTGGATGTCCCACCTCTCTGAGCTCTGCAGTTTGTCTGTTCTCCAGCTGACCCTGATTCTTTCTTTTCACATCCTGCCTTAG
- the TPM1 gene encoding tropomyosin alpha-1 chain isoform X20 translates to MAGSSSLEAVRRKIRSLQEQADAAEERAGSLQRELDYERKLRETAEADVASLNRRIQLVEEELDRAQERLATALQKLEEAEKAADESERGMKVIESRAQKDEEKMEIQEIQLKEAKHIAEDADRKYEEVARKLVIIESDLERAEERAELSEGQVRQLEEQLRIMDQTLKALMAAEDKYSQKEDKYEEEIKVLSDKLKEAETRAEFAERSVTKLEKSIDDLEDKYLCFTSPKTPSSSWMSHLSELCSLSVLQLTLILSFHILP, encoded by the exons ATGGCGGGGAGCAGCTCGCTGGAGGCGGTGCGGAGGAAGATTCGGAGCCTGCAGGAGCAGGCGGACGCCGCGGAGGAGCGCGCGGGCAGCCTGCAGCGCGAACTGGACTACGAGAGGAAGCTGAGGGAGACC GCTGAAGCCGACGTAGCTTCTCTGAACAGACGCATCCAGCTGGTTGAGGAAGAGTTGGATCGTGCCCAGGAGCGTCTGGCAACAGCTCTACAGAAGCTAGAGGAGGCCGAGAAGGCAGCAGATGAGAGTGAGAG AGGCATGAAAGTCATTGAGAGCCGAGCCCAAAAGGATGAGGAGAAGATGGAGATTCAGGAGATCCAGCTGAAAGAGGCCAAGCACATTGCTGAGGATGCCGACCGCAAGTATGAAGAG GTGGCCCGTAAGCTGGTCATCATTGAGAGTGACCTGGAGCGTGCAGAGGAGCGGGCTGAGCTCTCAGAAGG CCAAGTTCGACAGCTGGAAGAACAATTAAGAATAATGGATCAGACCTTGAAAGCATTAATGGCTGCAGAGGATAAG TACTCGCAGAAGGAAGACAAATACGAGGAAGAGATCAAGGTCCTTTCTGACAAGCTGAAGGAG GCTGAGACTCGGGCTGAGTTTGCGGAGAGGTCAGTAACTAAATTGGAGAAAAGCATTGATGACTTGGAAG ATAAGTATCTTTGCTTCACTTCTCCCAAGACCCCTTCATCGAGCTGGATGTCCCACCTCTCTGAGCTCTGCAGTTTGTCTGTTCTCCAGCTGACCCTGATTCTTTCTTTTCACATCCTGCCTTAG
- the TPM1 gene encoding tropomyosin alpha-1 chain isoform X8 → MDAIKKKMQMLKLDKENALDRAEQAEADKKAAEDRSKQLEEDIAAKEKLLRVSEDERDRVLEELHKAEDSLLAADEAAAKAEADVASLNRRIQLVEEELDRAQERLATALQKLEEAEKAADESERGMKVIESRAQKDEEKMEIQEIQLKEAKHIAEDADRKYEEVARKLVIIESDLERAEERAELSEGKCAELEEELKTVTNNLKSLEAQAEKYSQKEDKYEEEIKVLSDKLKEAETRAEFAERSVTKLEKSIDDLEDKYLCFTSPKTPSSSWMSHLSELCSLSVLQLTLILSFHILP, encoded by the exons ATGGACGCCATCAAGAAGAAGATGCAGATGCTCAAGCTCGACAAGGAGAACGCCTTGGATCGAGCGGAGCAGGCGGAGGCCGATAAGAAGGCAGCGGAGGACAGGAGCAAGCAG CTCGAGGAGGACATAGCGGCCAAGGAGAAGCTGCTGCGGGTGTCGGAGGACGAGCGGGACCGGGTGCTGGAGGAGTTGCACAAggcagaggacagcctcctggccGCCGACGAGGCCGCCGCCAAG GCTGAAGCCGACGTAGCTTCTCTGAACAGACGCATCCAGCTGGTTGAGGAAGAGTTGGATCGTGCCCAGGAGCGTCTGGCAACAGCTCTACAGAAGCTAGAGGAGGCCGAGAAGGCAGCAGATGAGAGTGAGAG AGGCATGAAAGTCATTGAGAGCCGAGCCCAAAAGGATGAGGAGAAGATGGAGATTCAGGAGATCCAGCTGAAAGAGGCCAAGCACATTGCTGAGGATGCCGACCGCAAGTATGAAGAG GTGGCCCGTAAGCTGGTCATCATTGAGAGTGACCTGGAGCGTGCAGAGGAGCGGGCTGAGCTCTCAGAAGG CAAATGTGCCGAGCTTGAAGAAGAGTTGAAAACTGTGACGAACAACTTGAAATCACTGGAGGCTCAGGCTGAGAAG TACTCGCAGAAGGAAGACAAATACGAGGAAGAGATCAAGGTCCTTTCTGACAAGCTGAAGGAG GCTGAGACTCGGGCTGAGTTTGCGGAGAGGTCAGTAACTAAATTGGAGAAAAGCATTGATGACTTGGAAG ATAAGTATCTTTGCTTCACTTCTCCCAAGACCCCTTCATCGAGCTGGATGTCCCACCTCTCTGAGCTCTGCAGTTTGTCTGTTCTCCAGCTGACCCTGATTCTTTCTTTTCACATCCTGCCTTAG
- the TPM1 gene encoding tropomyosin alpha-1 chain isoform X1, giving the protein MDAIKKKMQMLKLDKENALDRAEQAEADKKAAEDRSKQLEEDIAAKEKLLRVSEDERDRVLEELHKAEDSLLAADEAAAKLEDELVSLQKKLKATEDELDKYSEALKDAQEKLELAEKKATDAEADVASLNRRIQLVEEELDRAQERLATALQKLEEAEKAADESERGMKVIESRAQKDEEKMEIQEIQLKEAKHIAEDADRKYEEVARKLVIIESDLERAEERAELSEGKCAELEEELKTVTNNLKSLEAQAEKYSQKEDKYEEEIKVLSDKLKEAETRAEFAERSVTKLEKSIDDLEDKYLCFTSPKTPSSSWMSHLSELCSLSVLQLTLILSFHILP; this is encoded by the exons ATGGACGCCATCAAGAAGAAGATGCAGATGCTCAAGCTCGACAAGGAGAACGCCTTGGATCGAGCGGAGCAGGCGGAGGCCGATAAGAAGGCAGCGGAGGACAGGAGCAAGCAG CTCGAGGAGGACATAGCGGCCAAGGAGAAGCTGCTGCGGGTGTCGGAGGACGAGCGGGACCGGGTGCTGGAGGAGTTGCACAAggcagaggacagcctcctggccGCCGACGAGGCCGCCGCCAAG CTGGAAGATGAGCTGGTGTCGCTGCAAAAGAAACTCAAGGCCACCGAAGATGAACTGGACAAATACTCCGAGGCTCTCAAAGATGCCCAGGAGAAGCTGGAGCTGGCGGAGAAAAAGGCCACCGAC GCTGAAGCCGACGTAGCTTCTCTGAACAGACGCATCCAGCTGGTTGAGGAAGAGTTGGATCGTGCCCAGGAGCGTCTGGCAACAGCTCTACAGAAGCTAGAGGAGGCCGAGAAGGCAGCAGATGAGAGTGAGAG AGGCATGAAAGTCATTGAGAGCCGAGCCCAAAAGGATGAGGAGAAGATGGAGATTCAGGAGATCCAGCTGAAAGAGGCCAAGCACATTGCTGAGGATGCCGACCGCAAGTATGAAGAG GTGGCCCGTAAGCTGGTCATCATTGAGAGTGACCTGGAGCGTGCAGAGGAGCGGGCTGAGCTCTCAGAAGG CAAATGTGCCGAGCTTGAAGAAGAGTTGAAAACTGTGACGAACAACTTGAAATCACTGGAGGCTCAGGCTGAGAAG TACTCGCAGAAGGAAGACAAATACGAGGAAGAGATCAAGGTCCTTTCTGACAAGCTGAAGGAG GCTGAGACTCGGGCTGAGTTTGCGGAGAGGTCAGTAACTAAATTGGAGAAAAGCATTGATGACTTGGAAG ATAAGTATCTTTGCTTCACTTCTCCCAAGACCCCTTCATCGAGCTGGATGTCCCACCTCTCTGAGCTCTGCAGTTTGTCTGTTCTCCAGCTGACCCTGATTCTTTCTTTTCACATCCTGCCTTAG
- the TPM1 gene encoding tropomyosin alpha-1 chain isoform X7 — protein MDAIKKKMQMLKLDKENALDRAEQAEADKKAAEDRSKQLEDELVSLQKKLKATEDELDKYSEALKDAQEKLELAEKKATDAEADVASLNRRIQLVEEELDRAQERLATALQKLEEAEKAADESERGMKVIESRAQKDEEKMEIQEIQLKEAKHIAEDADRKYEEVARKLVIIESDLERAEERAELSEGKCAELEEELKTVTNNLKSLEAQAEKYSQKEDKYEEEIKVLSDKLKEAETRAEFAERSVTKLEKSIDDLEDKYLCFTSPKTPSSSWMSHLSELCSLSVLQLTLILSFHILP, from the exons ATGGACGCCATCAAGAAGAAGATGCAGATGCTCAAGCTCGACAAGGAGAACGCCTTGGATCGAGCGGAGCAGGCGGAGGCCGATAAGAAGGCAGCGGAGGACAGGAGCAAGCAG CTGGAAGATGAGCTGGTGTCGCTGCAAAAGAAACTCAAGGCCACCGAAGATGAACTGGACAAATACTCCGAGGCTCTCAAAGATGCCCAGGAGAAGCTGGAGCTGGCGGAGAAAAAGGCCACCGAC GCTGAAGCCGACGTAGCTTCTCTGAACAGACGCATCCAGCTGGTTGAGGAAGAGTTGGATCGTGCCCAGGAGCGTCTGGCAACAGCTCTACAGAAGCTAGAGGAGGCCGAGAAGGCAGCAGATGAGAGTGAGAG AGGCATGAAAGTCATTGAGAGCCGAGCCCAAAAGGATGAGGAGAAGATGGAGATTCAGGAGATCCAGCTGAAAGAGGCCAAGCACATTGCTGAGGATGCCGACCGCAAGTATGAAGAG GTGGCCCGTAAGCTGGTCATCATTGAGAGTGACCTGGAGCGTGCAGAGGAGCGGGCTGAGCTCTCAGAAGG CAAATGTGCCGAGCTTGAAGAAGAGTTGAAAACTGTGACGAACAACTTGAAATCACTGGAGGCTCAGGCTGAGAAG TACTCGCAGAAGGAAGACAAATACGAGGAAGAGATCAAGGTCCTTTCTGACAAGCTGAAGGAG GCTGAGACTCGGGCTGAGTTTGCGGAGAGGTCAGTAACTAAATTGGAGAAAAGCATTGATGACTTGGAAG ATAAGTATCTTTGCTTCACTTCTCCCAAGACCCCTTCATCGAGCTGGATGTCCCACCTCTCTGAGCTCTGCAGTTTGTCTGTTCTCCAGCTGACCCTGATTCTTTCTTTTCACATCCTGCCTTAG
- the TPM1 gene encoding tropomyosin alpha-1 chain isoform X2: protein MDAIKKKMQMLKLDKENALDRAEQAEADKKAAEDRSKQLEEDIAAKEKLLRVSEDERDRVLEELHKAEDSLLAADEAAAKLEDELVSLQKKLKATEDELDKYSEALKDAQEKLELAEKKATDAEADVASLNRRIQLVEEELDRAQERLATALQKLEEAEKAADESERGMKVIESRAQKDEEKMEIQEIQLKEAKHIAEDADRKYEEVARKLVIIESDLERAEERAELSEGQVRQLEEQLRIMDQTLKALMAAEDKYSQKEDKYEEEIKVLSDKLKEAETRAEFAERSVTKLEKSIDDLEDKYLCFTSPKTPSSSWMSHLSELCSLSVLQLTLILSFHILP from the exons ATGGACGCCATCAAGAAGAAGATGCAGATGCTCAAGCTCGACAAGGAGAACGCCTTGGATCGAGCGGAGCAGGCGGAGGCCGATAAGAAGGCAGCGGAGGACAGGAGCAAGCAG CTCGAGGAGGACATAGCGGCCAAGGAGAAGCTGCTGCGGGTGTCGGAGGACGAGCGGGACCGGGTGCTGGAGGAGTTGCACAAggcagaggacagcctcctggccGCCGACGAGGCCGCCGCCAAG CTGGAAGATGAGCTGGTGTCGCTGCAAAAGAAACTCAAGGCCACCGAAGATGAACTGGACAAATACTCCGAGGCTCTCAAAGATGCCCAGGAGAAGCTGGAGCTGGCGGAGAAAAAGGCCACCGAC GCTGAAGCCGACGTAGCTTCTCTGAACAGACGCATCCAGCTGGTTGAGGAAGAGTTGGATCGTGCCCAGGAGCGTCTGGCAACAGCTCTACAGAAGCTAGAGGAGGCCGAGAAGGCAGCAGATGAGAGTGAGAG AGGCATGAAAGTCATTGAGAGCCGAGCCCAAAAGGATGAGGAGAAGATGGAGATTCAGGAGATCCAGCTGAAAGAGGCCAAGCACATTGCTGAGGATGCCGACCGCAAGTATGAAGAG GTGGCCCGTAAGCTGGTCATCATTGAGAGTGACCTGGAGCGTGCAGAGGAGCGGGCTGAGCTCTCAGAAGG CCAAGTTCGACAGCTGGAAGAACAATTAAGAATAATGGATCAGACCTTGAAAGCATTAATGGCTGCAGAGGATAAG TACTCGCAGAAGGAAGACAAATACGAGGAAGAGATCAAGGTCCTTTCTGACAAGCTGAAGGAG GCTGAGACTCGGGCTGAGTTTGCGGAGAGGTCAGTAACTAAATTGGAGAAAAGCATTGATGACTTGGAAG ATAAGTATCTTTGCTTCACTTCTCCCAAGACCCCTTCATCGAGCTGGATGTCCCACCTCTCTGAGCTCTGCAGTTTGTCTGTTCTCCAGCTGACCCTGATTCTTTCTTTTCACATCCTGCCTTAG
- the TPM1 gene encoding tropomyosin alpha-1 chain isoform X9, which yields MDAIKKKMQMLKLDKENALDRAEQAEADKKAAEDRSKQLEDELVSLQKKLKATEDELDKYSEALKDAQEKLELAEKKATDAEADVASLNRRIQLVEEELDRAQERLATALQKLEEAEKAADESERGMKVIESRAQKDEEKMEIQEIQLKEAKHIAEDADRKYEEVARKLVIIESDLERAEERAELSEGQVRQLEEQLRIMDQTLKALMAAEDKYSQKEDKYEEEIKVLSDKLKEAETRAEFAERSVTKLEKSIDDLEDKYLCFTSPKTPSSSWMSHLSELCSLSVLQLTLILSFHILP from the exons ATGGACGCCATCAAGAAGAAGATGCAGATGCTCAAGCTCGACAAGGAGAACGCCTTGGATCGAGCGGAGCAGGCGGAGGCCGATAAGAAGGCAGCGGAGGACAGGAGCAAGCAG CTGGAAGATGAGCTGGTGTCGCTGCAAAAGAAACTCAAGGCCACCGAAGATGAACTGGACAAATACTCCGAGGCTCTCAAAGATGCCCAGGAGAAGCTGGAGCTGGCGGAGAAAAAGGCCACCGAC GCTGAAGCCGACGTAGCTTCTCTGAACAGACGCATCCAGCTGGTTGAGGAAGAGTTGGATCGTGCCCAGGAGCGTCTGGCAACAGCTCTACAGAAGCTAGAGGAGGCCGAGAAGGCAGCAGATGAGAGTGAGAG AGGCATGAAAGTCATTGAGAGCCGAGCCCAAAAGGATGAGGAGAAGATGGAGATTCAGGAGATCCAGCTGAAAGAGGCCAAGCACATTGCTGAGGATGCCGACCGCAAGTATGAAGAG GTGGCCCGTAAGCTGGTCATCATTGAGAGTGACCTGGAGCGTGCAGAGGAGCGGGCTGAGCTCTCAGAAGG CCAAGTTCGACAGCTGGAAGAACAATTAAGAATAATGGATCAGACCTTGAAAGCATTAATGGCTGCAGAGGATAAG TACTCGCAGAAGGAAGACAAATACGAGGAAGAGATCAAGGTCCTTTCTGACAAGCTGAAGGAG GCTGAGACTCGGGCTGAGTTTGCGGAGAGGTCAGTAACTAAATTGGAGAAAAGCATTGATGACTTGGAAG ATAAGTATCTTTGCTTCACTTCTCCCAAGACCCCTTCATCGAGCTGGATGTCCCACCTCTCTGAGCTCTGCAGTTTGTCTGTTCTCCAGCTGACCCTGATTCTTTCTTTTCACATCCTGCCTTAG
- the TPM1 gene encoding tropomyosin alpha-1 chain isoform X21 yields MAGSSSLEAVRRKIRSLQEQADAAEERAGSLQRELDYERKLRETAEADVASLNRRIQLVEEELDRAQERLATALQKLEEAEKAADESERGMKVIESRAQKDEEKMEIQEIQLKEAKHIAEDADRKYEEVARKLVIIESDLERAEERAELSEGKCAELEEELKTVTNNLKSLEAQAEKYSQKEDKYEEEIKVLSDKLKEAETRAEFAERSVTKLEKSIDDLEDELYAQKLKYKAISEELDHALNDMTSI; encoded by the exons ATGGCGGGGAGCAGCTCGCTGGAGGCGGTGCGGAGGAAGATTCGGAGCCTGCAGGAGCAGGCGGACGCCGCGGAGGAGCGCGCGGGCAGCCTGCAGCGCGAACTGGACTACGAGAGGAAGCTGAGGGAGACC GCTGAAGCCGACGTAGCTTCTCTGAACAGACGCATCCAGCTGGTTGAGGAAGAGTTGGATCGTGCCCAGGAGCGTCTGGCAACAGCTCTACAGAAGCTAGAGGAGGCCGAGAAGGCAGCAGATGAGAGTGAGAG AGGCATGAAAGTCATTGAGAGCCGAGCCCAAAAGGATGAGGAGAAGATGGAGATTCAGGAGATCCAGCTGAAAGAGGCCAAGCACATTGCTGAGGATGCCGACCGCAAGTATGAAGAG GTGGCCCGTAAGCTGGTCATCATTGAGAGTGACCTGGAGCGTGCAGAGGAGCGGGCTGAGCTCTCAGAAGG CAAATGTGCCGAGCTTGAAGAAGAGTTGAAAACTGTGACGAACAACTTGAAATCACTGGAGGCTCAGGCTGAGAAG TACTCGCAGAAGGAAGACAAATACGAGGAAGAGATCAAGGTCCTTTCTGACAAGCTGAAGGAG GCTGAGACTCGGGCTGAGTTTGCGGAGAGGTCAGTAACTAAATTGGAGAAAAGCATTGATGACTTGGAAG ACGAGCTGTATGCTCAGAAACTGAAGTACAAAGCCATCAGCGAGGAGCTGGACCACGCTCTCAACGACATGACTTCCAT ATAA
- the TPM1 gene encoding tropomyosin alpha-1 chain isoform X11 yields the protein MDAIKKKMQMLKLDKENALDRAEQAEADKKAAEDRSKQLEEDIAAKEKLLRVSEDERDRVLEELHKAEDSLLAADEAAAKAEADVASLNRRIQLVEEELDRAQERLATALQKLEEAEKAADESERGMKVIESRAQKDEEKMEIQEIQLKEAKHIAEDADRKYEEVARKLVIIESDLERAEERAELSEGKCAELEEELKTVTNNLKSLEAQAEKYSQKEDKYEEEIKVLSDKLKEAETRAEFAERSVTKLEKSIDDLEDELYAQKLKYKAISEELDHALNDMTSI from the exons ATGGACGCCATCAAGAAGAAGATGCAGATGCTCAAGCTCGACAAGGAGAACGCCTTGGATCGAGCGGAGCAGGCGGAGGCCGATAAGAAGGCAGCGGAGGACAGGAGCAAGCAG CTCGAGGAGGACATAGCGGCCAAGGAGAAGCTGCTGCGGGTGTCGGAGGACGAGCGGGACCGGGTGCTGGAGGAGTTGCACAAggcagaggacagcctcctggccGCCGACGAGGCCGCCGCCAAG GCTGAAGCCGACGTAGCTTCTCTGAACAGACGCATCCAGCTGGTTGAGGAAGAGTTGGATCGTGCCCAGGAGCGTCTGGCAACAGCTCTACAGAAGCTAGAGGAGGCCGAGAAGGCAGCAGATGAGAGTGAGAG AGGCATGAAAGTCATTGAGAGCCGAGCCCAAAAGGATGAGGAGAAGATGGAGATTCAGGAGATCCAGCTGAAAGAGGCCAAGCACATTGCTGAGGATGCCGACCGCAAGTATGAAGAG GTGGCCCGTAAGCTGGTCATCATTGAGAGTGACCTGGAGCGTGCAGAGGAGCGGGCTGAGCTCTCAGAAGG CAAATGTGCCGAGCTTGAAGAAGAGTTGAAAACTGTGACGAACAACTTGAAATCACTGGAGGCTCAGGCTGAGAAG TACTCGCAGAAGGAAGACAAATACGAGGAAGAGATCAAGGTCCTTTCTGACAAGCTGAAGGAG GCTGAGACTCGGGCTGAGTTTGCGGAGAGGTCAGTAACTAAATTGGAGAAAAGCATTGATGACTTGGAAG ACGAGCTGTATGCTCAGAAACTGAAGTACAAAGCCATCAGCGAGGAGCTGGACCACGCTCTCAACGACATGACTTCCAT ATAA
- the TPM1 gene encoding tropomyosin alpha-1 chain isoform X3 translates to MDAIKKKMQMLKLDKENALDRAEQAEADKKAAEDRSKQLEEDIAAKEKLLRVSEDERDRVLEELHKAEDSLLAADEAAAKLEDELVSLQKKLKATEDELDKYSEALKDAQEKLELAEKKATDAEADVASLNRRIQLVEEELDRAQERLATALQKLEEAEKAADESERGMKVIESRAQKDEEKMEIQEIQLKEAKHIAEDADRKYEEVARKLVIIESDLERAEERAELSEGKCAELEEELKTVTNNLKSLEAQAEKYSQKEDKYEEEIKVLSDKLKEAETRAEFAERSVTKLEKSIDDLEDELYAQKLKYKAISEELDHALNDMTSI, encoded by the exons ATGGACGCCATCAAGAAGAAGATGCAGATGCTCAAGCTCGACAAGGAGAACGCCTTGGATCGAGCGGAGCAGGCGGAGGCCGATAAGAAGGCAGCGGAGGACAGGAGCAAGCAG CTCGAGGAGGACATAGCGGCCAAGGAGAAGCTGCTGCGGGTGTCGGAGGACGAGCGGGACCGGGTGCTGGAGGAGTTGCACAAggcagaggacagcctcctggccGCCGACGAGGCCGCCGCCAAG CTGGAAGATGAGCTGGTGTCGCTGCAAAAGAAACTCAAGGCCACCGAAGATGAACTGGACAAATACTCCGAGGCTCTCAAAGATGCCCAGGAGAAGCTGGAGCTGGCGGAGAAAAAGGCCACCGAC GCTGAAGCCGACGTAGCTTCTCTGAACAGACGCATCCAGCTGGTTGAGGAAGAGTTGGATCGTGCCCAGGAGCGTCTGGCAACAGCTCTACAGAAGCTAGAGGAGGCCGAGAAGGCAGCAGATGAGAGTGAGAG AGGCATGAAAGTCATTGAGAGCCGAGCCCAAAAGGATGAGGAGAAGATGGAGATTCAGGAGATCCAGCTGAAAGAGGCCAAGCACATTGCTGAGGATGCCGACCGCAAGTATGAAGAG GTGGCCCGTAAGCTGGTCATCATTGAGAGTGACCTGGAGCGTGCAGAGGAGCGGGCTGAGCTCTCAGAAGG CAAATGTGCCGAGCTTGAAGAAGAGTTGAAAACTGTGACGAACAACTTGAAATCACTGGAGGCTCAGGCTGAGAAG TACTCGCAGAAGGAAGACAAATACGAGGAAGAGATCAAGGTCCTTTCTGACAAGCTGAAGGAG GCTGAGACTCGGGCTGAGTTTGCGGAGAGGTCAGTAACTAAATTGGAGAAAAGCATTGATGACTTGGAAG ACGAGCTGTATGCTCAGAAACTGAAGTACAAAGCCATCAGCGAGGAGCTGGACCACGCTCTCAACGACATGACTTCCAT ATAA
- the TPM1 gene encoding tropomyosin alpha-1 chain isoform X14 has translation MDAIKKKMQMLKLDKENALDRAEQAEADKKAAEDRSKQLEDELVSLQKKLKATEDELDKYSEALKDAQEKLELAEKKATDAEADVASLNRRIQLVEEELDRAQERLATALQKLEEAEKAADESERGMKVIESRAQKDEEKMEIQEIQLKEAKHIAEDADRKYEEVARKLVIIESDLERAEERAELSEGQVRQLEEQLRIMDQTLKALMAAEDKYSQKEDKYEEEIKVLSDKLKEAETRAEFAERSVTKLEKSIDDLEDELYAQKLKYKAISEELDHALNDMTSI, from the exons ATGGACGCCATCAAGAAGAAGATGCAGATGCTCAAGCTCGACAAGGAGAACGCCTTGGATCGAGCGGAGCAGGCGGAGGCCGATAAGAAGGCAGCGGAGGACAGGAGCAAGCAG CTGGAAGATGAGCTGGTGTCGCTGCAAAAGAAACTCAAGGCCACCGAAGATGAACTGGACAAATACTCCGAGGCTCTCAAAGATGCCCAGGAGAAGCTGGAGCTGGCGGAGAAAAAGGCCACCGAC GCTGAAGCCGACGTAGCTTCTCTGAACAGACGCATCCAGCTGGTTGAGGAAGAGTTGGATCGTGCCCAGGAGCGTCTGGCAACAGCTCTACAGAAGCTAGAGGAGGCCGAGAAGGCAGCAGATGAGAGTGAGAG AGGCATGAAAGTCATTGAGAGCCGAGCCCAAAAGGATGAGGAGAAGATGGAGATTCAGGAGATCCAGCTGAAAGAGGCCAAGCACATTGCTGAGGATGCCGACCGCAAGTATGAAGAG GTGGCCCGTAAGCTGGTCATCATTGAGAGTGACCTGGAGCGTGCAGAGGAGCGGGCTGAGCTCTCAGAAGG CCAAGTTCGACAGCTGGAAGAACAATTAAGAATAATGGATCAGACCTTGAAAGCATTAATGGCTGCAGAGGATAAG TACTCGCAGAAGGAAGACAAATACGAGGAAGAGATCAAGGTCCTTTCTGACAAGCTGAAGGAG GCTGAGACTCGGGCTGAGTTTGCGGAGAGGTCAGTAACTAAATTGGAGAAAAGCATTGATGACTTGGAAG ACGAGCTGTATGCTCAGAAACTGAAGTACAAAGCCATCAGCGAGGAGCTGGACCACGCTCTCAACGACATGACTTCCAT ATAA